Proteins encoded in a region of the Spiroplasma endosymbiont of Amphimallon solstitiale genome:
- a CDS encoding PD-(D/E)XK nuclease family protein encodes MSKLIFKKETHQYFLEDKELISVSRIIDNYLGFGYSHIASEVLKNASVRGKWVHKLNELYLQNINEENIINNLLKKLKPVTNNINYSYCKKSLMFLKEKFKDKNNYEFIIEKPINDNVIAGTPDLVYLNKKENKYYLVDYKTYACIDEDKLQRIKLQLTAYYWMIKSGQIGIDISDKTYVYLTNKNNQQEIEIEITNELLIEWFNAKTKYFKGENKNGI; translated from the coding sequence ATGAGTAAATTAATTTTTAAAAAAGAAACTCATCAATATTTTTTAGAAGATAAAGAATTAATATCAGTTTCTAGAATTATTGATAATTATTTAGGATTTGGTTATAGTCATATAGCATCAGAAGTATTAAAAAATGCTTCAGTTCGTGGTAAATGAGTTCATAAACTTAATGAATTATATTTACAAAATATTAATGAAGAAAATATTATTAATAATTTATTAAAAAAATTAAAACCAGTAACTAATAATATAAATTATTCTTATTGTAAAAAATCACTTATGTTTTTAAAAGAAAAATTTAAAGATAAAAATAATTATGAATTTATTATAGAAAAACCTATTAATGATAATGTAATTGCTGGAACACCAGATTTAGTTTATTTAAATAAAAAAGAAAATAAATATTATTTAGTAGATTATAAAACTTATGCTTGTATTGATGAAGATAAATTACAAAGAATTAAATTACAATTAACTGCTTATTATTGAATGATTAAAAGTGGGCAAATCGGCATTGATATATCAGATAAAACTTATGTTTATTTAACTAATAAAAATAATCAACAAGAAATAGAAATTGAAATAACCAATGAATTATTAATTGAATGATTTAATGCAAAAACAAAATATTTTAAAGGAGAAAATAAAAATGGAATATAA
- a CDS encoding recombinase RecT, with protein MSNNKNELKIPNFIKSNKEEYVKFRNYYEMIINSSKDLKNMNTQSLINALINLYKLNLSINPIKKELALIPYGDELQVQIQEDGWLTLLQRTGLVIDFQREKITSAHKFNQENNKWEINPALIFERKTINTIGYYCYILLLEPV; from the coding sequence ATGAGTAATAATAAAAATGAATTAAAAATTCCTAATTTTATTAAAAGTAATAAAGAAGAATATGTAAAATTTAGAAATTATTATGAAATGATTATAAATTCTAGTAAAGATTTAAAAAATATGAATACTCAAAGTTTAATTAATGCATTAATTAATTTATATAAGTTAAATCTTTCAATTAATCCTATTAAAAAAGAATTAGCATTAATACCTTATGGTGATGAATTACAAGTTCAAATTCAAGAAGATGGTTGATTAACATTATTACAAAGAACTGGATTAGTAATTGATTTTCAAAGAGAAAAAATAACATCAGCACATAAATTTAATCAAGAAAATAATAAATGAGAAATTAATCCAGCATTAATTTTTGAAAGAAAAACAATTAATACTATTGGTTATTATTGTTATATTTTACTTTTAGAACCTGTTTAG
- a CDS encoding IS30 family transposase, protein MYKYLTIESIIAIKEYKSYGFSIRKIAKAIDYSKSTVHRVCRLLNQNLLPLEILNKIQKNKQNAGRKLIILTLIEINTINHLLITKNYALDIIANFLKENKIKSISTKTLYNMFKTNRMGFDENNLLRKGKNKPHKQKETRGRINNCKSIHERNLIIPNIKNIEEFGHLEGDTIIGKDHKSSIITLADIWSKTTIPLATKNNKSENITKSIIKFISKLQKGTVKTITFDRGKEFSKWKLIEKNCNVKIYFADPGKPCQRGLNENNNGILRRYLPKSTDLSSYKQKDLNTIAFQINSTPRKSLSYKRPIDLIQLF, encoded by the coding sequence ATGTATAAGTATCTGACTATTGAATCAATAATAGCAATAAAAGAATATAAAAGTTATGGATTTTCGATTCGTAAAATAGCAAAAGCCATTGATTATAGTAAATCAACTGTACATAGAGTTTGTAGATTATTAAATCAAAACTTATTACCATTAGAAATATTGAATAAAATTCAAAAAAATAAACAAAATGCAGGTAGAAAATTAATAATTTTAACTTTAATAGAAATTAATACTATTAATCATTTGTTAATTACTAAAAATTATGCTCTTGATATAATTGCTAATTTTTTAAAGGAAAATAAAATAAAAAGTATTTCAACAAAAACTTTATATAACATGTTTAAAACAAATCGAATGGGTTTTGATGAAAATAACTTATTGAGAAAAGGAAAAAATAAACCTCACAAACAAAAAGAAACTAGGGGCAGAATTAATAATTGTAAGTCTATTCATGAAAGAAATTTAATCATTCCTAATATTAAAAATATAGAAGAATTTGGTCATTTAGAAGGTGATACTATCATTGGTAAAGATCATAAAAGTTCTATTATTACTTTAGCTGATATATGATCAAAAACCACAATTCCTTTAGCAACTAAAAATAATAAATCAGAAAATATTACAAAAAGTATAATAAAATTTATTTCAAAGTTACAAAAAGGAACAGTTAAAACTATTACTTTTGATCGTGGTAAAGAATTTAGTAAATGAAAATTAATCGAAAAAAATTGTAATGTTAAGATTTATTTTGCAGATCCTGGTAAACCTTGTCAAAGAGGTTTAAATGAAAATAATAATGGTATTTTAAGAAGATATTTACCAAAATCTACAGATCTATCTTCATATAAACAAAAAGATTTAAATACTATAGCATTTCAAATTAATTCTACACCCAGAAAATCACTATCTTATAAAAGACCAATAGATTTAATACAATTATTTTAA
- a CDS encoding transposase, which translates to MIENEKENLSAVQKIIVDAGYTGEKFASEIKTIINANVEVIKRNELHTFVVLPKRWIVERSFAWLEKYRRLWKNCERKLNTSLQMVVLSFISVLLKRF; encoded by the coding sequence ATGATTGAAAATGAAAAAGAAAATCTTTCTGCAGTTCAAAAAATAATAGTAGATGCTGGTTATACTGGTGAAAAATTTGCTTCTGAAATCAAAACAATCATAAATGCAAATGTTGAAGTGATAAAACGTAATGAATTACATACTTTTGTAGTATTACCAAAAAGATGAATTGTAGAACGAAGCTTTGCTTGATTAGAAAAATACAGAAGATTATGAAAAAATTGCGAAAGAAAACTAAATACTAGTTTACAAATGGTTGTTCTTTCATTTATTTCAGTTTTATTAAAAAGATTCTAA
- a CDS encoding IS30 family transposase, protein MYKYLTIESIIAIKEYKSYGFSIRKIAKAIDYSKSTVHRVCRLLNQNLLPLEILNKIQKNKQNAGRKLIILTLIEINTINHLLITKNYALDIIANFLKENKIKSISTKTLYNMFKTNRMGFDENNLLRKGKNKPHKQKETRGRINNCKSIHERNLIIPNIKNIEEFGHLEGDTIIGKDHKSSIITLADIWSKTTIPLATKNNKSENITKSIIKFISKLQKGTVKTITFDRGKEFSKWKLIEKNCNVKIYFADPGKPCQRGLNENNNGILRRYLPKSTDLSSYKQKDLNTIAFQINSTPRKSLSYKRPIDLIQLF, encoded by the coding sequence ATGTATAAGTATCTGACTATTGAATCAATAATAGCAATAAAAGAATATAAAAGTTATGGATTTTCGATTCGTAAAATAGCAAAAGCCATTGATTATAGTAAATCAACTGTACATAGAGTTTGTAGATTATTAAATCAAAACTTATTACCATTAGAAATATTGAATAAAATTCAAAAAAATAAACAAAATGCAGGTAGAAAATTAATAATTTTAACTTTAATAGAAATTAATACTATTAATCATTTGTTAATTACTAAAAATTATGCTCTTGATATAATTGCTAATTTTTTAAAGGAAAATAAAATAAAAAGTATTTCAACAAAAACTTTATATAACATGTTTAAAACAAATCGAATGGGTTTTGATGAAAATAACTTATTGAGAAAAGGAAAAAATAAACCTCACAAACAAAAAGAAACTAGGGGCAGAATTAATAATTGTAAGTCTATTCATGAAAGAAATTTAATCATTCCTAATATTAAAAATATAGAAGAATTTGGTCATTTAGAGGGTGATACTATCATTGGTAAAGATCATAAAAGTTCTATTATTACTTTAGCTGATATATGATCAAAAACCACAATTCCTTTAGCAACTAAAAATAATAAATCAGAAAATATTACAAAAAGTATAATAAAATTTATTTCAAAGTTACAAAAAGGAACAGTTAAAACTATTACTTTTGATCGTGGTAAAGAATTTAGTAAATGAAAATTAATCGAAAAAAATTGTAATGTTAAGATTTATTTTGCAGATCCTGGTAAACCTTGTCAAAGAGGTTTAAATGAAAATAATAATGGTATTTTAAGAAGATATTTACCAAAATCTACAGATCTATCTTCATATAAACAAAAAGATTTAAATACTATAGCATTTCAAATTAATTCTACACCCAGAAAATCACTATCTTATAAAAGACCAATAGATTTAATACAATTATTTTAA
- a CDS encoding recombinase RecT: protein MTVEEINQHKDKYGKTYNKKSQEWKLNHIWTSAFDQMALKTVVKALIREINKTPIIVLNNQDDINLALQLDQGVVIDEETIAYKDNTGDEVKIINSNNNIDNTDINSILSKLKELEKEEEIIENFEV from the coding sequence ATGACTGTTGAAGAAATTAATCAACATAAAGATAAATATGGAAAAACTTATAATAAAAAAAGTCAAGAATGAAAATTAAATCATATATGAACTTCTGCATTTGACCAAATGGCTTTAAAAACAGTAGTTAAAGCATTAATTCGTGAAATTAATAAAACACCAATTATAGTATTAAATAATCAAGATGATATTAATTTGGCACTTCAATTAGACCAAGGTGTAGTAATTGATGAAGAAACTATTGCATATAAGGATAATACTGGTGATGAAGTTAAAATTATTAATTCAAATAATAATATTGATAATACTGATATAAATTCTATTTTATCTAAATTAAAAGAATTAGAAAAAGAAGAAGAAATTATAGAAAATTTTGAAGTTTAG
- the rpoC gene encoding DNA-directed RNA polymerase subunit beta', translating to MQKNSKHYTALKISLASPDQIRSWSHGEITKPETINYKSLKPEKDGLFDARIFGPTKNYECTCGKYKKIKNKGKVCERCLVEITEAIVRRERLGHIELEEPVTHIWMLKASPSRIALALDMKAKDLEEVAYFVSYIVLDPGTAKGLKQKMIMDLGNAKSSTDTRNRLRKVFAQILEQLEPSSFAYTRAQMLTDTLADTSRPFSMDECAQFITKHTGTKFGIGASAIEYLLKNINLEKEFLAIKKQLTNKKSQTDRRKLERRLDVIDSFAKSGNKPEWMVLHAIPVIPPDIRPIIQLDGGRFTTSEINDLYRRIIIRNERLKKVKQMGAPILIINNEKRMLQESVDALFDNERKARPVTGRDKRPLKSLTSTLKGKQGRFRQNLLGKRVDYSGRSVIAVGPELKMYQCGIPRDMAIILFKPFVVQRLVHQELALNIKIAEKLIEIQDERIWDVLEEVIKDRPILLNRAPTLHRLGIQAFEPILVKGKAIRLHPLVTPAFNADFDGDQMAVHVPITQEAVAEARSLMLGSKNILSPKDGKPIVTPTQDMVLGNYYLTIEKLDELGQGSIFKDVNEAIKAYDTKQVSLHAIIGIRVASLGASKFAATDQNKFLITTIGKIIFNQMFSERMPFINRPNIINLTETHNEDLVATDVDFREFIKKRVIVEPFKKKALADIIHKYFKTFGTQLTAQMLDKMKNLGFKFSTISGTTISAGDVVSYSGKTRLFKEADEYVKTINKFYKQGMLTNRERHYHIINKWSGIKNNIQVELETVLRKDIENPIFMMWDSGARTNISNFTQLVGMRGLMNNPKGEVIELPIKSSFREGLNVSEFFISTHGARKGMADMALKTSDSGYLTRRLVDVSQDIIVTEEDCNTGNGFIISDVVDQKRNNIIVPLRDRLFGRFVQGDVVDSKNNVIVANNELITEKLVETILEAKITKINIRSVLTCEASYGVCQKCYGINLTTGSIVAIGEAVGIIAAQSIGEPGTQLTMRTFHTGGVAGGSDITQGLPRIKELLDITNPKGAVAIISEFDGKVTDIREEQGIYTITVKSKLDYKEYKTQYNAQVRIKIGDNVKIGQKLTEGAINITQLLEVAGIIEVQQYILKEVQRVYRLQGIEISDKYIEIIVKQMLNRIFVVEGNDSPLLPGAIVDIKEFKNVNAKIIVAGKKPAFGHPIILGIKKAPLESESFLAAASFQDTTRVLTNAVIKSKQDNLRGLKENVILGNLIPAGTGLMPTEKLIGMGNSSLEEEY from the coding sequence ATGCAAAAAAATTCAAAACATTATACTGCCCTTAAAATTTCTCTTGCTTCTCCCGATCAAATTCGCTCATGATCACATGGAGAAATTACAAAGCCAGAAACAATTAATTATAAGTCATTAAAACCTGAAAAAGATGGATTATTTGATGCACGAATATTTGGACCAACTAAAAATTATGAATGTACTTGTGGTAAATATAAGAAAATAAAAAATAAAGGTAAAGTTTGTGAACGTTGTTTAGTAGAAATTACTGAAGCAATTGTTCGACGTGAACGTTTAGGACACATTGAGTTAGAAGAGCCAGTAACTCATATTTGAATGTTAAAGGCTTCTCCTTCAAGAATTGCGTTAGCATTAGATATGAAAGCTAAAGACTTAGAAGAAGTAGCATATTTTGTTTCTTATATTGTTTTAGATCCAGGGACTGCTAAAGGTTTAAAACAAAAAATGATTATGGATTTAGGTAATGCTAAATCTTCAACTGATACTCGTAATCGTTTACGTAAAGTATTTGCACAAATTTTAGAACAATTAGAACCTTCTTCTTTTGCTTATACTCGTGCTCAAATGTTAACTGATACTTTAGCAGATACTTCACGTCCATTTTCAATGGATGAATGTGCTCAATTTATTACTAAACATACTGGAACAAAATTTGGAATTGGTGCTTCAGCTATTGAGTATTTATTAAAAAATATTAATTTAGAAAAAGAATTTCTTGCCATTAAAAAACAATTGACAAACAAGAAATCACAAACTGATCGTAGAAAACTAGAACGTCGTTTAGATGTTATTGATTCATTTGCTAAATCAGGAAATAAACCAGAATGAATGGTATTACACGCTATTCCGGTGATTCCACCTGATATTCGTCCAATTATTCAGTTAGATGGTGGTCGTTTTACAACATCAGAAATTAATGATTTATATCGAAGAATTATTATTCGTAATGAACGCTTAAAAAAAGTAAAACAAATGGGAGCACCAATCTTAATTATTAATAATGAAAAAAGAATGTTGCAAGAATCAGTTGATGCTTTATTTGATAATGAACGTAAAGCACGTCCAGTAACAGGAAGAGATAAACGTCCATTAAAATCTTTAACTTCAACATTAAAAGGAAAACAAGGACGTTTCCGTCAAAACTTATTAGGTAAGCGTGTTGATTATTCAGGTCGAAGTGTTATTGCTGTTGGTCCGGAATTAAAAATGTATCAATGTGGTATTCCTCGTGATATGGCAATTATTTTGTTCAAACCTTTTGTTGTGCAAAGATTAGTTCATCAAGAATTAGCTTTAAATATTAAAATTGCTGAAAAATTAATTGAAATCCAAGATGAACGAATTTGAGATGTTTTAGAAGAAGTAATTAAAGATCGTCCTATTTTATTAAACCGTGCCCCAACTTTACATCGTTTAGGAATTCAAGCATTTGAACCAATTCTAGTTAAAGGGAAAGCTATTCGTTTACACCCACTAGTAACTCCTGCTTTTAATGCTGACTTTGATGGTGACCAAATGGCTGTTCACGTGCCAATTACTCAAGAAGCAGTAGCTGAAGCAAGAAGTTTAATGTTAGGTTCAAAAAATATTTTAAGTCCTAAAGATGGTAAACCAATTGTTACGCCAACTCAAGATATGGTTCTTGGTAATTATTATTTAACTATTGAAAAATTAGATGAATTAGGTCAAGGTTCAATTTTTAAAGATGTTAATGAAGCAATTAAAGCTTATGATACAAAACAGGTTTCATTACATGCTATTATTGGAATTCGTGTTGCTAGTTTAGGTGCAAGTAAATTTGCTGCTACCGATCAAAATAAATTTTTAATTACTACTATTGGTAAGATTATTTTTAATCAAATGTTTTCAGAAAGAATGCCATTTATTAATCGCCCAAATATTATTAATTTAACTGAAACTCATAATGAAGATTTAGTTGCAACTGATGTTGATTTTCGTGAATTTATTAAAAAAAGAGTTATTGTTGAACCATTTAAGAAAAAAGCTTTAGCAGATATTATTCATAAATATTTTAAAACTTTTGGAACTCAATTAACTGCACAAATGTTAGATAAAATGAAAAATCTTGGTTTTAAATTTTCAACAATTTCAGGAACAACAATTTCTGCAGGCGATGTTGTATCTTATTCAGGTAAAACAAGATTATTTAAAGAAGCAGATGAATATGTTAAAACAATTAACAAGTTTTATAAACAAGGTATGTTAACTAATCGTGAGCGTCATTACCATATTATTAATAAATGAAGTGGTATTAAAAACAATATTCAAGTTGAACTAGAAACAGTTTTAAGAAAAGATATTGAAAATCCAATCTTTATGATGTGAGATTCAGGTGCTAGAACTAATATTAGTAACTTTACTCAATTAGTAGGGATGCGTGGTTTAATGAATAATCCAAAAGGAGAAGTTATTGAGTTACCAATTAAATCTTCATTCCGTGAAGGATTAAATGTTTCAGAGTTCTTTATTTCTACCCATGGTGCTCGTAAAGGAATGGCAGATATGGCGCTTAAAACTTCTGACTCAGGTTATTTAACAAGAAGACTAGTTGACGTTTCACAAGATATTATTGTTACTGAAGAAGATTGTAATACCGGTAATGGCTTTATAATTAGTGACGTTGTTGACCAAAAACGTAATAATATTATTGTGCCGTTACGTGACCGTTTATTTGGACGTTTTGTTCAAGGTGATGTTGTTGATAGTAAAAATAATGTAATTGTTGCAAATAACGAATTAATTACTGAAAAATTAGTAGAAACAATATTAGAGGCAAAAATTACAAAAATAAATATTCGTTCAGTTTTAACTTGTGAAGCAAGTTATGGTGTTTGTCAAAAATGTTATGGTATTAATTTAACAACAGGTTCTATTGTTGCTATTGGTGAAGCAGTTGGAATTATTGCAGCGCAATCAATTGGTGAACCAGGAACTCAACTAACGATGAGAACTTTCCATACTGGAGGAGTTGCTGGTGGTAGTGATATTACCCAAGGATTACCAAGAATTAAAGAATTATTAGATATTACTAATCCCAAAGGTGCTGTTGCTATTATTAGTGAGTTTGATGGTAAAGTAACAGATATTCGTGAAGAGCAAGGAATTTATACAATTACTGTAAAGTCAAAACTTGACTATAAAGAATACAAAACTCAATATAATGCGCAGGTAAGAATTAAAATTGGTGATAATGTTAAGATTGGCCAAAAACTAACTGAAGGTGCAATTAATATTACACAATTACTAGAAGTAGCAGGAATCATTGAAGTTCAACAATATATTTTAAAAGAAGTACAACGTGTTTATCGTTTACAAGGAATTGAAATTTCTGATAAGTATATTGAAATTATTGTAAAACAAATGTTGAATCGTATTTTTGTAGTTGAAGGTAATGATTCACCATTATTGCCTGGAGCGATTGTTGATATCAAAGAATTTAAGAATGTTAATGCCAAAATTATTGTTGCTGGTAAAAAACCTGCTTTTGGTCATCCAATTATTTTAGGGATTAAAAAAGCACCATTAGAGTCAGAATCATTCTTGGCTGCTGCTTCTTTCCAAGATACAACAAGAGTATTAACTAATGCTGTTATTAAGTCAAAACAAGATAATTTACGTGGTTTAAAGGAAAATGTTATTTTAGGAAACTTGATACCGGCCGGTACTGGTTTAATGCCAACTGAGAAGTTAATAGGTATGGGTAATTCTTCACTTGAAGAAGAATACTAA
- a CDS encoding IS256 family transposase produces the protein MAKKQNINNNDPISKAVDLLLENTEDLTTVFKEGGLYKELTKRLVEKMLNSEMQNYLGYEKNQHSNTENARNGTSSKKLITQQGKIEIDVPRDRNSDFTPVIVAKRQRRFDGFDQQVLSLYAKGMTLSDIRMQLQELYHGADISESVISQITDDVIDDVKTWQNRPLESIYPIVYFDCIVVKVRQDKRIINKSVYIALGVDLEGKKDVLGLWISENEGAKFWLANFTEMKNRGLNDILIACSDNLTGMSEAIQAVYPKTEHQLCIVHQIRNSLKYVSYKHRKTLVTDLKPIYSACSEEQAMQALESFESKWNKQYPQIAKSWYKNWENLMIFISYPAEIKRVIYTTNAIESVNSQLRKVIRNKKAFPNDMSVFKIFYLAIENITKKWTLPIQNWNTAIAHFMIKFEDRINLN, from the coding sequence ATGGCTAAAAAACAAAATATTAATAATAATGATCCAATATCAAAAGCAGTAGATTTATTATTAGAAAATACTGAAGATTTAACAACAGTTTTTAAAGAAGGGGGTTTATATAAAGAATTAACAAAACGTTTAGTTGAAAAAATGTTGAATTCTGAAATGCAAAATTATTTAGGATATGAAAAAAATCAACATAGTAATACTGAAAATGCTCGTAATGGTACAAGTTCAAAAAAATTAATAACTCAACAAGGTAAAATTGAGATTGATGTACCAAGAGATCGCAATAGTGATTTTACTCCTGTAATAGTTGCAAAAAGACAGCGAAGATTTGATGGTTTTGATCAACAAGTGCTTTCACTATATGCAAAAGGTATGACTCTATCTGACATTAGAATGCAGTTACAAGAGTTATATCATGGTGCTGATATTAGTGAAAGTGTTATTAGTCAAATTACTGATGATGTTATTGATGATGTCAAAACATGACAAAATCGACCATTAGAAAGCATTTATCCGATTGTTTATTTTGATTGTATAGTAGTTAAAGTTCGACAAGATAAACGGATTATTAATAAATCAGTTTATATAGCATTAGGAGTTGATTTAGAAGGTAAAAAAGATGTTTTAGGCTTATGAATTAGTGAAAATGAAGGTGCTAAATTTTGATTAGCTAATTTCACAGAAATGAAAAATCGAGGCTTAAATGATATTTTGATTGCTTGTAGTGATAATTTAACAGGCATGTCAGAAGCAATACAAGCAGTTTATCCTAAAACAGAACATCAATTATGCATTGTTCATCAAATTCGAAATAGTTTAAAATATGTTTCATACAAACATCGAAAAACTCTAGTTACAGATTTAAAACCAATTTATAGTGCATGTAGTGAAGAACAAGCAATGCAAGCTTTAGAATCATTTGAAAGTAAATGAAATAAACAATATCCCCAAATTGCTAAATCTTGATATAAAAATTGAGAAAATTTGATGATTTTTATTAGTTATCCTGCAGAAATCAAAAGAGTAATTTATACAACAAATGCTATTGAATCTGTTAATAGTCAATTACGAAAAGTTATTAGAAACAAAAAAGCTTTTCCTAATGATATGTCAGTTTTTAAAATATTTTATTTAGCAATTGAAAATATAACAAAAAAATGAACATTGCCTATTCAAAATTGAAATACAGCAATTGCTCATTTTATGATAAAATTTGAAGACAGAATTAATCTGAACTAG
- a CDS encoding NAD(P)-dependent oxidoreductase, which produces MKRQRGHEAVMVRANCDCYEQNLLKMKEYGVKYLLTRTVGYNHIDLKKAHELGFEMAYVSGYSPNAVSELAVSMGNGLLRNLFYSANHQQNHNFKIDDFMFAKEIRNSTIGIIGTGRIGYPAAKAWHGMGAKVLGYDIYESDQAKSILTYCDLKTLLKESDLISLHCPYIKEENYHLVDKNFF; this is translated from the coding sequence TTGAAACGGCAAAGGGGACATGAAGCAGTAATGGTTCGTGCTAATTGTGACTGTTATGAGCAAAATTTATTAAAAATGAAAGAATATGGCGTTAAATATTTATTAACTAGAACTGTTGGTTATAATCATATTGATTTAAAAAAAGCTCATGAATTAGGTTTTGAAATGGCATATGTATCTGGTTATTCGCCCAATGCTGTTAGTGAATTAGCAGTAAGTATGGGAAACGGGTTACTTCGAAATTTATTTTATAGTGCTAATCATCAACAAAATCATAATTTTAAAATTGATGATTTTATGTTTGCCAAAGAAATTCGTAATTCAACAATAGGAATTATTGGAACTGGCCGTATTGGTTATCCAGCAGCTAAGGCATGACATGGAATGGGAGCAAAGGTATTAGGATATGATATTTATGAAAGTGATCAAGCAAAAAGTATTCTAACTTATTGTGATTTAAAAACTTTACTTAAAGAATCGGATTTAATTTCATTACATTGTCCATATATTAAAGAAGAAAATTACCATTTAGTTGACAAGAATTTTTTTTAA
- a CDS encoding TIR domain-containing protein, with protein MRKIFISYHHLREQEQKNQLTELIKKYANYLNIKDMSVEIGDIDTTWSNNKIAKTIRQNHLKDTTITILILGIHTKCRQHIDWEIEASLNKYGSLNRRKKINSFIILLTADFIKKAKTNCNFNNTCDYSSLITQENAGQRIYETVINKHAIIATYDEIFSDIIILKNLLDKVQSNHKKEEMFYQNVISPSFLKPTVLKDNTKDTVFNEKKEIDNAKLSSNKDNGFKEDDDSDSVVASKSEEKINNEILTLIQDNDFNEDDDSNIVVPSKLDEKINNVILTSSQDSEINNQLLQEIITDFTKDDNKSNLLRKLSLKHNSKDSGIGSELQETSILKDENFKRIHLHKKDNSEECEAKEKSEKTMQEFNKKIKKFINSGKINYTQECPEIYLSYL; from the coding sequence GTGAGAAAAATTTTTATTTCATATCATCATCTAAGAGAACAAGAACAAAAAAACCAATTAACAGAGTTAATTAAAAAGTATGCTAATTATTTAAATATAAAAGACATGTCTGTAGAAATAGGAGATATTGATACCACATGATCAAATAATAAAATCGCTAAAACTATTAGACAAAATCATTTAAAAGATACAACTATTACTATTCTTATTCTAGGAATACATACAAAATGTAGACAACATATTGACTGAGAAATTGAAGCTTCATTAAATAAATATGGAAGTTTAAATAGAAGAAAGAAGATAAATAGTTTTATAATACTTTTAACTGCTGATTTTATTAAAAAAGCAAAAACAAATTGTAATTTTAATAATACTTGTGATTATTCTTCTTTAATCACCCAAGAAAATGCTGGTCAAAGAATATATGAAACCGTAATAAATAAACATGCAATTATTGCTACTTATGATGAAATCTTTTCAGATATAATAATTCTTAAAAATTTACTTGATAAAGTTCAATCTAATCATAAAAAAGAAGAAATGTTTTATCAAAATGTTATCAGCCCTAGTTTTTTAAAACCAACTGTTTTAAAAGATAATACTAAAGATACTGTTTTTAATGAAAAAAAAGAAATAGATAATGCAAAATTATCTTCAAATAAAGATAATGGTTTTAAAGAAGATGATGACAGTGATAGTGTAGTAGCTTCTAAATCAGAGGAAAAAATAAATAATGAAATATTAACTTTAATTCAAGATAATGATTTTAACGAAGATGATGATAGTAATATTGTAGTACCGTCTAAATTAGACGAAAAAATAAATAATGTAATATTAACTTCAAGTCAAGATAGTGAAATTAACAATCAATTACTACAAGAAATTATAACGGACTTTACTAAAGATGATAATAAAAGTAATCTTTTAAGAAAATTATCTTTAAAACATAATAGTAAAGATAGTGGAATTGGTAGTGAACTACAAGAAACAAGTATACTGAAAGACGAAAATTTTAAAAGAATACATCTCCATAAAAAAGATAATTCAGAAGAATGTGAAGCAAAAGAAAAATCTGAAAAAACAATGCAAGAGTTTAATAAAAAAATAAAAAAATTTATAAATTCTGGTAAAATTAATTATACACAAGAATGTCCAGAAATATATTTATCCTATCTTTAA